One genomic region from Cinclus cinclus chromosome 22, bCinCin1.1, whole genome shotgun sequence encodes:
- the RFLNB gene encoding refilin-B → MVGRLSLREVPDLPDMRKRGDSGLDSPDSGLPPSPGPAPPPWLLSSGSPDRSAAANGIPEPDPPVPSAASSVFSPSPIHSSCPPRLCPLSFGEGVEFDPLPAKEIRYTSSVRYDSEKHFIARVYLPVGLSVSSCSQTIVCVPDCSWRSYRSEVRFQPRRKPRRFTSTTIIYPKHAKTVYTTTLDYNCRKSARRFLSSVELESSECLGDGC, encoded by the exons ATGGTGGGGCGGCTCAGCCTTCGGGAGGTGCCCGACCTCCCGGACATGAGGAAACGGGGCGATTCCGGCCTCGACAGCCCCGACTCCGGGTTaccccccagccccggcccggctccgCCGCCCTGGCTGCTCTCTTCGGGCAGCCCCGACCGCTCCGCCGCCGCCAACGGGATCCCGGAGCCCGATCCTCCCGTTCCCTCCGCTGCG agttCTGTGTTCTCCCCCAGTCCCATTCACTCCAGCTGCCCTCCGAGATTGTGTCCTTTATCCTTTGGTGAAGGAGTTGAGTTTGACCCTTTACCAGCAAAGGAAATAAG GTACACGTCCTCGGTGAGGTACGACTCGGAGAAGCACTTCATCGCCCGCGTGTACCTGCCCGTGGGGCTGAGCGTGTCGTCGTGCAGCCAGACCATCGTCTGCGTCCCCGACTGCTCCTGGCGCAGCTACAGATCCGAGGTGCGCTTCCAGCCCCGCCGCAAACCCCGGCGTTTCACCAGCACCACCATCATCTACCCCAAGCACGCCAAGACTGTCTACACCACCACGCTGGATTACAACTGCCGCAAATCCGCGCGCAGGTTCCTGTCCAGCGTGGAGCTGGAAAGCTCCGAGTGCCTCGGCGACGGCTGCTGA